One genomic window of Gemmatimonadota bacterium includes the following:
- a CDS encoding Ig-like domain-containing protein, whose amino-acid sequence MAFSSCGKDSPTRPTTPEPQEPPPPVVPVPTRIEITPATATLYSIGQTIQLSTRVLDQNGTAIINATVTWTSGDSGVATVSNQGLVVAVKNGTVVITARSGNVSATANITVSQTASSIVIEPAMPTLTSIGQTVQLTAQVLDRNENPVADATVTWTSGNETVATVSPEGLVTAVKSGSVLITATYGTISAASQVTVTIPSPDRDALVTLFNTLDGPNWTNNENWLSSLPVGDWYGVAIDGQERVIGLNLKGNNLKGQLPPVLAELVHLRSLVLNDNADLAGPLPQALADLALNELHADGTGLCAPSDVAFRLWLETISDARVSTCINIPDEIEALVAFYHQTNGPNWTDGTNWLSNAPLGTWHGVETNEFGAVIELTLNNNNVSGMIPPEIGQLSHLQILRLNGNDLFGPIPAELGQLKKLWFLSISGNKLSGYIPPELGGLTSLSGLYLSVNRLSGPIPVELAQIERLRNLSLGSNRLSGPIPSELERFKNLDSITLSRNLLTGPIPPELGNIRTVRLLLLNGNRLTGPIPPELGQLNNLEELRLQDNLLTGSLPSELGSLSILRRLNLSNNRALNGPVPRSFLKLSIGGLDLRGTQLCVPLDDDFENWLSGIPDRHVTRCGDPTVAALTSLYNGTDGSNWSNSENWLSTQPPGDWYGVSTDDTGQVTGLDLADNNLNGSLPPILSILSAMRSLNLSGNDALTGPLPRSMLKLNLEVLHLAGTDLCAPSDTEFQSWVRGISDAEVSICAGASQNREALVAFYQETNGPNWNVSTNWLSDEPLHMWHGVLTDAEGRVTGISLSENNLTGRLPPEIGQLRHLVGLSLYGNRLSGSIPPELGDLGKLRSLNLDGCFLHGRIPSELGQLNELVHLSVSGNSLSGSIPPEMGQLTNLITLNLSANDLTGAIPPELGNLKNLDRMFLSNNALTGSIPPEFGRLKNMRSLVMFRNRITGPIPPEIGDMKSLDHLSVWDNQLTGSIPPQLGQLNNLIGITLSNNRLTGPIPPELSNLHLLISLRVDSNRISGSIPPELGQLGRLRELFLQENQLSGTVPSELGNLSLLGTLNLGDNPGLAGPLPLSFSALNIANLNVFGTELCAPPDHGFQEWLNNLAFGRVPDCIRSAGPAMYLTQAVQSLDHPVPLVAGEDALLRVFLANEDDQYPSLPPVRATFYHNNTTVHVEDIPGEPIPPPEEADEGSLSASINASVPGSLIMPELELVVEIDPDGASSSNSNMPVRIPPTGRMPVDVRDVPPLDLTLVPLLWIENPDRSILSEIEGLSSDDELFWQTRNLLPIGDLSISIRDEVFTSVDPVFDNYPAILSETRAIHILDGDQGHYMGVLSTGGGAALTGGRTFVSGLAGYTIAHELGHNMNLGHTPCGSPNLFTVDASYPYADGSIGVWGYDTRNDLLVPPDTKDLMGYCSPQWISDYSFIKALNYRHYIESQQIPMARSNSSRSLLLWGFVDGSGEISLKPAFMVDAPVSLPAETGPYRLTGNSAAGGTLFTLDFDTVKIADGEGGVFAFTLPMEAGWLPRLELITLEGPEGAVSIDRRTSQPGALLLDRATGRVRGILTDWINASQDAAINRSSLPDTGLEIVISRGVPD is encoded by the coding sequence GTGGCGTTCTCAAGCTGCGGTAAAGACAGCCCCACCAGGCCGACGACACCGGAACCACAGGAACCACCGCCTCCTGTAGTACCTGTACCCACCCGTATAGAAATCACTCCCGCTACTGCTACGCTGTATTCCATCGGCCAGACAATCCAGTTGTCGACAAGGGTCCTTGATCAGAATGGCACGGCCATCATCAATGCCACAGTTACATGGACGAGTGGCGACTCGGGCGTGGCGACTGTAAGCAATCAGGGCCTGGTTGTTGCCGTAAAGAATGGGACTGTCGTCATCACCGCCCGATCGGGCAACGTTTCTGCTACAGCCAACATCACGGTGTCGCAGACGGCAAGTAGTATCGTGATCGAACCAGCTATGCCCACATTGACATCCATCGGCCAAACGGTCCAGCTTACAGCACAGGTCCTCGATCGCAATGAAAACCCGGTAGCCGATGCTACGGTAACCTGGACGAGCGGCAACGAAACAGTGGCAACGGTCAGTCCGGAAGGGTTGGTCACTGCGGTGAAAAGCGGCAGCGTCTTGATCACCGCGACGTACGGAACCATTTCAGCTGCTTCGCAGGTCACGGTAACGATACCCAGCCCGGACAGAGACGCTTTGGTAACGCTGTTCAATACACTGGACGGACCGAACTGGACCAATAACGAAAACTGGCTGAGCAGCCTGCCCGTAGGCGATTGGTACGGTGTAGCTATCGACGGCCAGGAGAGAGTGATCGGTCTCAATTTAAAGGGAAACAACCTCAAGGGACAACTGCCGCCCGTGCTGGCGGAACTCGTTCACCTGCGCAGCCTGGTCCTCAACGATAATGCTGACCTTGCAGGACCTTTACCCCAGGCGCTTGCCGATCTTGCCCTCAACGAACTGCATGCTGACGGAACCGGACTGTGCGCACCTTCTGATGTTGCATTCCGGTTATGGCTGGAGACGATTTCAGATGCCAGGGTCTCGACTTGCATCAACATCCCGGATGAAATAGAAGCACTGGTTGCATTTTATCACCAGACTAACGGACCGAACTGGACAGACGGTACAAACTGGCTGTCGAATGCACCATTAGGCACCTGGCACGGGGTAGAGACCAATGAGTTCGGGGCCGTCATCGAACTGACCCTCAACAACAATAATGTAAGTGGAATGATCCCGCCGGAAATCGGCCAACTCAGCCACCTGCAGATTCTACGATTGAATGGAAATGACCTTTTCGGACCTATACCCGCCGAGTTGGGACAACTCAAGAAACTATGGTTTTTAAGCATCTCAGGTAACAAGCTGTCCGGTTACATACCTCCTGAACTTGGCGGGTTGACGTCCCTGAGTGGCTTGTATCTCAGCGTGAACAGGTTGTCCGGACCCATCCCCGTAGAGTTGGCACAAATAGAACGGCTTCGTAATCTGTCACTGGGATCCAACAGACTATCCGGACCCATTCCGTCCGAGCTGGAGCGGTTTAAAAACCTGGATAGTATCACTTTAAGCAGAAACCTGCTCACCGGGCCTATTCCTCCTGAATTAGGCAACATCAGAACCGTCAGGCTGTTGTTGTTAAATGGAAACCGACTGACCGGGCCCATACCACCAGAACTGGGACAACTGAATAACCTCGAGGAACTGAGACTTCAGGACAACCTGTTAACCGGTTCTTTGCCGTCCGAATTGGGCAGCCTGTCAATACTCAGGCGGCTGAATCTCTCCAACAATCGAGCACTGAACGGGCCGGTCCCGCGGTCTTTCCTCAAATTGTCCATCGGCGGACTTGATCTGCGCGGTACACAGTTATGCGTACCGCTGGACGATGATTTCGAGAACTGGCTAAGCGGAATCCCCGACCGTCACGTTACTCGTTGTGGCGATCCAACGGTTGCCGCGCTTACTTCGCTATACAACGGGACGGACGGGTCTAATTGGTCAAACAGTGAAAACTGGCTGAGCACACAGCCGCCGGGTGACTGGTATGGCGTATCCACCGACGACACCGGACAGGTTACCGGGCTGGATCTTGCCGACAACAACCTGAATGGGTCTCTACCACCGATTCTGTCCATACTATCAGCAATGCGATCATTGAATCTCAGCGGCAACGACGCATTGACAGGACCGCTGCCGCGGTCGATGCTGAAACTGAATCTCGAAGTCCTCCATCTGGCCGGTACGGATCTTTGTGCTCCGTCCGATACCGAGTTTCAGTCATGGGTGCGCGGGATATCAGATGCCGAGGTGTCGATCTGTGCGGGGGCCAGTCAGAATAGGGAAGCGCTGGTTGCCTTCTACCAGGAAACGAACGGTCCGAATTGGAACGTAAGCACGAACTGGTTGAGCGATGAGCCGTTACACATGTGGCACGGTGTTCTTACCGACGCCGAAGGAAGGGTAACGGGCATCTCATTGTCGGAAAACAACCTTACGGGCCGGCTGCCACCTGAAATCGGACAACTGCGACACCTGGTCGGTCTCAGTCTTTACGGAAACCGCCTGTCCGGATCGATACCGCCGGAACTTGGGGACCTGGGAAAGCTGAGATCGTTGAACCTCGACGGGTGTTTTCTACACGGAAGAATCCCCTCCGAACTCGGACAGCTCAACGAACTCGTCCACCTGTCCGTCAGCGGTAACTCGTTGTCAGGCAGCATACCACCTGAAATGGGACAGTTGACCAATCTCATCACTCTGAACCTCAGCGCCAACGATTTGACGGGGGCTATACCGCCGGAGCTGGGAAACCTGAAGAACCTTGATCGCATGTTTCTGAGTAACAATGCCTTGACCGGTTCAATCCCACCCGAATTCGGACGGTTGAAGAACATGAGGAGTTTGGTCATGTTCCGGAACCGTATAACGGGGCCGATACCGCCGGAAATCGGCGACATGAAGAGTCTCGACCACCTGTCCGTTTGGGACAACCAGTTGACAGGAAGTATTCCACCGCAGTTAGGGCAGTTGAATAATCTGATTGGTATTACACTCAGCAACAACCGGCTTACCGGTCCGATTCCCCCCGAACTCAGCAACCTGCACTTACTGATCAGCCTGCGGGTTGACAGCAACCGGATTTCCGGATCGATACCCCCCGAACTCGGTCAATTGGGCAGACTCAGGGAACTGTTTCTACAAGAGAATCAGTTGTCCGGCACCGTCCCTTCCGAATTGGGGAACCTGAGCTTGCTTGGAACACTCAACTTAGGTGACAATCCCGGTCTCGCCGGACCGCTGCCCCTGTCTTTCTCCGCGCTCAACATTGCAAACCTCAATGTCTTCGGCACAGAACTCTGCGCCCCTCCGGACCACGGATTCCAGGAATGGCTGAATAACCTTGCGTTCGGCCGCGTCCCGGATTGCATCAGGTCCGCCGGTCCGGCTATGTATCTGACGCAAGCCGTACAGTCGTTGGACCATCCCGTACCCCTGGTTGCCGGAGAGGACGCACTGCTGCGCGTATTCCTGGCGAATGAAGACGACCAGTATCCGAGTTTGCCTCCTGTACGCGCTACTTTTTACCACAACAACACGACCGTGCACGTGGAGGACATACCCGGGGAGCCAATACCGCCCCCTGAAGAGGCCGACGAAGGATCATTGTCGGCTTCCATAAACGCGTCAGTACCGGGGTCGTTGATCATGCCGGAACTGGAATTGGTCGTGGAGATCGACCCTGACGGTGCAAGCTCATCGAACTCAAACATGCCCGTGCGTATACCTCCAACGGGCCGGATGCCGGTCGACGTCAGAGACGTACCTCCCCTTGACCTGACCCTTGTTCCACTGCTGTGGATTGAAAACCCGGACCGGTCGATTCTGTCCGAAATCGAAGGGTTATCGTCTGATGACGAACTGTTCTGGCAGACGCGCAACCTGCTTCCGATCGGAGACCTCAGTATCTCGATTCGAGATGAGGTGTTTACTTCGGTTGATCCTGTATTCGACAACTATCCGGCCATTCTGAGCGAGACCCGGGCGATCCATATACTGGATGGTGATCAGGGTCACTACATGGGCGTCTTAAGTACAGGAGGGGGTGCGGCGTTAACGGGAGGCAGGACCTTCGTATCGGGTCTCGCTGGATACACGATCGCTCACGAACTGGGACACAACATGAATCTTGGCCATACTCCATGCGGGAGTCCCAATCTGTTTACCGTCGATGCCAGCTATCCTTATGCCGATGGATCTATCGGTGTCTGGGGTTACGATACCCGAAACGATCTTCTTGTACCTCCGGATACGAAGGATTTGATGGGCTATTGCTCACCACAGTGGATCAGCGACTACAGCTTCATTAAGGCCTTGAACTATCGTCATTACATAGAATCGCAACAAATACCAATGGCCCGGTCGAATTCGTCCAGAAGCCTTCTACTGTGGGGGTTCGTGGACGGAAGCGGGGAGATCAGCCTCAAGCCGGCCTTCATGGTCGATGCGCCGGTGTCTCTGCCTGCCGAGACCGGTCCTTATCGCCTGACGGGAAACAGCGCGGCCGGCGGTACCTTGTTCACACTGGACTTCGATACGGTAAAGATAGCAGACGGTGAAGGCGGAGTTTTTGCCTTTACATTGCCGATGGAAGCGGGATGGCTACCTCGGCTGGAACTTATTACCCTGGAAGGTCCGGAAGGTGCTGTTTCGATCGATCGCAGGACGAGTCAACCCGGCGCGCTGCTGCTGGACAGGGCGACGGGCAGAGTGCGAGGCATTCTCACGGATTGGATCAATGCATCCCAGGATGCGGCAATCAATCGGTCATCGCTTCCCGATACCGGTCTTGAGATCGTGATCAGCCGTGGTGTGCCCGATTGA
- a CDS encoding chromosome partitioning protein ParB — protein MLSGGSILNRPIQTHSTERDGKRYIWYTERLWELAKDLPVYVAEVERFAELDRDCWFGEGRTPTIREVADHCRRINETDTRYPLIINDNGQLMDGGHRLARALLEGRKTVKAVRFEEMPEPDEIEEL, from the coding sequence ATGCTAAGCGGAGGTTCTATTCTGAACAGACCCATCCAAACCCATTCGACAGAGCGCGACGGCAAGCGGTACATCTGGTACACCGAACGGCTCTGGGAGCTGGCGAAGGATCTACCGGTATACGTTGCTGAAGTCGAACGTTTTGCGGAGCTGGACCGCGACTGCTGGTTCGGCGAGGGTAGGACGCCGACCATACGAGAGGTGGCCGATCATTGCCGACGAATCAACGAGACCGATACTCGCTACCCCTTGATCATAAACGACAACGGTCAACTGATGGACGGTGGTCATCGGCTGGCCCGGGCATTGCTTGAAGGACGAAAGACCGTCAAAGCGGTGCGGTTTGAAGAGATGCCGGAGCCGGATGAGATCGAGGAGTTGTAA
- a CDS encoding Gfo/Idh/MocA family oxidoreductase, translating into MPESGLKAFQTVRATGPEHTYRGAVVGCGRMGSTIDDEHVGQPHYPWPWAHAPAMIEARGIDLVAAADEDPAKLADFRRRWGCAALYTDYKEMVEKEAIDVVCMTTRPEPRAEITVGLAELGVKAIFATKPMCRTLAEADAMIEACARHGVILAMACHLNWYGYYTTARRLIAEGAIGPLKTMVCHSPSTLSNIQSHTLALLRLFAGAPAQWVVGLIDTDEQARSDADIPGTGIVVYENGIRTILNSRSESHVYSWSLEFIGETGRIVSRNSHAQFELWAPHPVTGAPAQTHLPGPWHPRSSMVDAIEGVCRSIEAGWETTCPGEFGREALEIAIALRESHRRGNVRVDLPLEDRCLRMG; encoded by the coding sequence ATGCCAGAATCCGGACTCAAGGCCTTTCAAACCGTGCGAGCCACCGGACCGGAGCATACCTATCGCGGCGCCGTGGTCGGTTGCGGGAGGATGGGCAGCACCATCGACGACGAGCACGTCGGTCAGCCCCACTACCCGTGGCCATGGGCGCACGCCCCGGCCATGATCGAAGCCCGGGGGATCGATCTCGTGGCCGCCGCGGACGAGGACCCCGCCAAACTCGCGGATTTCAGGCGGCGCTGGGGCTGTGCGGCCCTGTACACCGACTACAAGGAGATGGTTGAGAAGGAAGCGATCGACGTGGTCTGCATGACCACCCGGCCCGAGCCGCGCGCGGAGATCACGGTGGGCCTGGCCGAACTGGGCGTGAAGGCCATCTTCGCCACGAAACCCATGTGCCGGACGCTGGCCGAGGCCGATGCCATGATCGAAGCCTGCGCCAGGCACGGCGTCATCCTCGCCATGGCCTGCCATCTCAACTGGTACGGCTACTATACGACGGCACGCAGGCTCATCGCCGAAGGCGCCATCGGCCCTTTGAAGACCATGGTCTGCCACAGCCCGTCGACGCTGTCCAACATCCAAAGCCACACCCTGGCCCTGCTGCGGCTCTTCGCCGGTGCGCCCGCGCAGTGGGTCGTCGGCCTGATCGACACGGACGAGCAGGCGCGATCCGATGCCGATATCCCGGGAACGGGGATCGTCGTGTACGAAAACGGGATTCGCACGATCCTGAACTCCCGGTCCGAATCGCACGTCTACTCCTGGTCCCTCGAGTTCATCGGCGAAACCGGCCGTATCGTTTCCCGAAACTCCCACGCACAGTTCGAGTTGTGGGCGCCTCATCCAGTGACCGGCGCGCCTGCCCAGACCCACCTGCCCGGACCGTGGCATCCCCGGAGTTCCATGGTCGATGCGATAGAGGGCGTCTGCCGTTCCATAGAAGCGGGATGGGAGACGACTTGTCCGGGCGAGTTCGGCCGCGAAGCCCTCGAAATCGCCATTGCCCTGAGGGAATCCCACCGCCGGGGCAACGTGCGGGTCGATTTGCCGCTTGAGGACCGGTGCCTGCGGATGGGGTAA
- a CDS encoding phosphotransferase: protein MSPLDIPDSPLDITPQWLNEALSTTNTFSNAVVTSLQIEPIAKLTSVGQLARLHLKLSHPRSTLPKKLIAKLHAPDEIQRAKTRLYMPDKSEISFYRQLAGEIPLRTPHCYFSAMNVSLGKYIRILEDLAPAKVGNQIDGSTMQETASALREIAGFHAYWWKNKRLGTFDWLANSQMDSKTTTDWILNQYREAFPVFVGKLGTSLTDSVKTFGEQLPERLTGKNQLGELPRTIIHGDFRLENVFFGDSLGESGLAVIDWQDISRGEGVSDVAWFIGGCLKNTPNRQREERQLLKTYHETLVANGVTGYTMNVCWNDYRLAIRRYFVQAVLMVASLNPENLRENRLARAVSERFIAAVIDLRLNEA, encoded by the coding sequence ATGTCTCCTTTAGATATCCCTGACTCACCTCTCGACATAACACCTCAGTGGCTGAATGAAGCACTTTCTACAACGAACACGTTCTCGAATGCCGTAGTAACTTCACTTCAAATCGAACCGATTGCAAAGTTGACTTCTGTTGGACAGTTGGCACGCTTGCATCTTAAGCTCAGTCACCCTCGTTCAACACTGCCAAAAAAGCTGATTGCCAAACTACATGCACCGGATGAGATTCAACGTGCAAAAACGCGTCTGTACATGCCTGACAAGTCCGAGATTTCGTTTTACCGGCAACTTGCCGGCGAGATACCTCTTCGTACTCCCCACTGTTATTTCAGTGCTATGAATGTCAGCCTTGGTAAGTACATCAGGATTCTCGAAGACCTTGCTCCCGCTAAAGTAGGAAACCAAATCGACGGAAGTACAATGCAGGAAACTGCATCTGCTCTCCGCGAAATAGCCGGTTTTCACGCTTATTGGTGGAAAAACAAAAGACTTGGAACTTTTGATTGGCTGGCGAATTCGCAAATGGACTCCAAAACCACTACGGATTGGATCCTTAATCAGTATCGAGAAGCGTTTCCTGTCTTTGTTGGTAAACTTGGAACTTCGTTGACAGATTCAGTCAAGACATTCGGAGAACAATTGCCTGAGAGGTTAACGGGTAAAAACCAATTGGGTGAACTGCCGAGAACCATAATCCACGGAGATTTTCGCTTGGAGAACGTGTTTTTTGGTGATTCTCTTGGTGAATCGGGCCTTGCCGTGATTGACTGGCAGGATATATCGCGTGGAGAGGGTGTTTCGGATGTCGCATGGTTTATCGGTGGATGCCTCAAAAATACCCCAAATCGACAAAGAGAAGAACGACAACTCTTAAAAACCTACCATGAAACTCTGGTGGCAAATGGAGTTACTGGATACACCATGAATGTATGCTGGAATGACTATCGCCTCGCCATCAGGCGTTATTTTGTTCAAGCAGTACTTATGGTAGCTTCTTTAAATCCAGAAAATCTCCGAGAAAACAGACTAGCACGGGCAGTTTCCGAACGGTTTATTGCTGCTGTTATTGATTTGCGTTTAAACGAGGCGTAA